Proteins from a single region of Dyadobacter fanqingshengii:
- a CDS encoding M16 family metallopeptidase has protein sequence MIRYEQFTLDNGLKVFVHEDFSTPMAAVNILYNVGSRDEDEERTGFAHLFEHLMFGGSKNIPNYDIPVQNVGGENNAFTSPDITNYYITLPADNIETAFWLESDRMMSLSFDPNVLEVQRKVVIEEFKQRYLNQPYGDMWLKLRPLAYRQHPYRWATIGKDIDHIERATMEDVQNFFFRFYRPNNAVMVVAGAIKTAQVREMAKKWFGDIPAGAPYVRNVPKEPAQIEARHLETSAAVPLNSLIKVFHMPGRYEKGFYATDLLSDILGRGKSSRLYQSLLKERSIFNSISASVTSSLDPGLLLIKGNLNPNVSLEEADAAVGEILSEMVANGANDDEVNKVKNQSEASLAFSEVELLNRAMNLAFAANAGNVDWANEDAEIIRNLTSNDIHEAAKSILRPENSSTLYYRAEEKQVALA, from the coding sequence ATGATTCGTTACGAGCAGTTTACCCTGGATAATGGCTTGAAGGTTTTTGTTCATGAAGATTTTTCAACACCAATGGCTGCCGTAAACATCTTATATAATGTGGGTTCGCGGGATGAAGATGAAGAGCGCACCGGGTTTGCCCATTTGTTTGAGCACCTGATGTTTGGCGGCTCCAAAAACATTCCCAACTACGATATTCCCGTCCAGAATGTGGGTGGAGAAAACAATGCTTTCACTTCCCCGGACATCACCAATTACTACATTACATTACCCGCAGATAATATAGAAACGGCTTTTTGGCTGGAATCGGATAGGATGATGAGCCTTTCTTTTGACCCCAATGTGCTGGAAGTGCAGCGAAAAGTGGTGATTGAGGAGTTCAAACAGCGTTATCTGAACCAGCCTTATGGCGATATGTGGCTGAAATTAAGACCATTGGCTTACAGGCAACATCCCTATCGCTGGGCCACGATCGGGAAGGACATTGACCATATCGAAAGGGCAACTATGGAAGACGTCCAAAACTTCTTCTTCCGTTTTTACAGGCCCAATAATGCGGTAATGGTGGTTGCAGGAGCAATTAAGACTGCCCAGGTTCGTGAAATGGCAAAGAAATGGTTTGGTGATATTCCTGCAGGAGCGCCTTATGTGCGTAATGTTCCAAAAGAGCCTGCGCAAATTGAAGCGCGGCATTTGGAAACTTCCGCAGCAGTGCCTTTAAATTCGTTGATAAAAGTGTTTCACATGCCGGGCAGATATGAAAAGGGCTTTTATGCAACCGATTTGCTGAGTGACATTCTTGGTCGTGGGAAATCCTCGCGTTTGTACCAGAGTCTTTTGAAAGAAAGGTCTATTTTTAATAGCATAAGCGCCAGTGTTACTTCGTCCCTTGATCCCGGCCTGCTTTTGATAAAAGGAAATTTAAATCCCAATGTCAGCCTCGAAGAAGCAGACGCAGCTGTGGGCGAAATATTGAGCGAAATGGTTGCAAACGGTGCTAATGATGACGAAGTGAACAAGGTCAAAAACCAGTCGGAGGCTTCGCTGGCTTTCTCCGAAGTTGAGTTGCTGAATCGCGCCATGAACCTGGCTTTCGCAGCCAATGCCGGTAATGTGGATTGGGCGAACGAGGACGCAGAAATCATCCGAAACCTTACTTCTAACGACATCCACGAAGCAGCCAAATCGATTTTAAGGCCGGAAAACTCCTCAACATTATATTATCGGGCAGAAGAAAAGCAGGTTGCACTTGCTTAA
- a CDS encoding tetratricopeptide repeat protein: MQDTLRFLFFFTLLFSSLPAPAQLLNDRASLKNVQNSLDKIYNYEFDEAQVFMDQVDKKYPNHPVSHILDSFVLFWKYLPIKDNPAKSKEYIHKLDLCLDAINKKYGKNSLDPEAVFYTMVARGYMAMMYNYKGEMMNAAGEGKKAYNAFVEGLKLINKNPEFYFTSGMYNYYVEVYPEEHSIVKPLMLFFKSGDKALGLKQIDNATKVGTITRAEANFYISHIYLKYESKPEKAVFYTDRLIDLYPKNPLFLMKNIESLLLSGKYEQAGKELMALKKVNHGFYPVAWRTFQGLMDEKHEKNDASAQREYLLALKTPHDDQYTKEYHAMAYAGLARISARAGNKGKARDYYKKCLGKAEYRSVIKEAKAFK, translated from the coding sequence ATGCAAGATACGCTTCGATTCCTTTTCTTTTTTACACTCTTATTTTCCTCGCTTCCGGCCCCTGCGCAACTTTTGAATGATCGGGCGTCATTAAAAAACGTTCAGAACAGTTTGGACAAAATATATAATTACGAGTTTGACGAGGCTCAGGTTTTCATGGACCAGGTTGATAAAAAGTATCCTAATCACCCCGTTTCACACATTCTGGATTCATTTGTTCTTTTCTGGAAATACTTACCCATTAAGGATAATCCTGCCAAATCGAAAGAGTATATCCATAAGCTGGATCTATGTCTGGATGCCATTAATAAGAAATATGGTAAGAATAGCCTCGATCCGGAGGCCGTTTTTTATACCATGGTGGCACGCGGTTACATGGCCATGATGTACAATTACAAAGGCGAAATGATGAATGCGGCAGGGGAGGGCAAAAAAGCGTATAATGCATTCGTCGAGGGCCTGAAACTAATTAATAAGAACCCCGAATTTTACTTCACTTCGGGCATGTACAACTATTACGTTGAAGTGTATCCCGAAGAACATTCGATTGTAAAACCGCTCATGTTGTTTTTTAAAAGCGGGGATAAGGCGTTGGGTTTAAAGCAAATAGATAATGCTACGAAAGTGGGGACAATCACCCGCGCAGAAGCGAATTTTTACATTTCGCACATTTATCTTAAATACGAATCCAAGCCTGAAAAAGCAGTTTTTTATACGGACAGGCTAATAGATTTGTATCCCAAAAATCCGCTATTTCTTATGAAAAACATCGAGTCCTTGCTGTTATCTGGAAAATATGAACAAGCCGGAAAGGAGCTTATGGCTTTAAAAAAGGTCAATCATGGCTTTTATCCTGTTGCCTGGCGGACATTTCAAGGCCTTATGGACGAGAAACACGAGAAAAACGACGCTTCCGCGCAACGGGAGTATCTTCTTGCGTTGAAAACGCCGCATGACGATCAATACACTAAAGAATATCATGCAATGGCCTACGCCGGACTGGCCAGGATTTCTGCACGCGCCGGTAACAAGGGAAAAGCCAGGGATTATTATAAAAAATGTCTCGGGAAAGCGGAGTACAGATCCGTGATTAAGGAGGCCAAAGCCTTTAAATGA
- a CDS encoding glycosylase, giving the protein MIRRSCLLWIVCTLLIACDRKQTDEQPGEFPEELVSFEAHSGNPLFEGTGDSTTWDEKIRERGYILKEDSTYYLWYTGYTKATGDSIKYLGLASSNDGITWKRSGQKPIHSSLWIEDICVLKSDSTYYMFAESRGDTAHLLTSSDKINWKDNGALDVRLKNGQPLGKGPYGTPAVWKENGTWYLFYERNDAAVWLATSTDLKIWTNVQDEPVLKTGPEKYDQFAVAFNQIIKYNGLYYAYYHASAFKDWREWTMNVAVSKDLVHWKKYAKNPIMGSDKSSGILVNDGSKFRLYTMHPEVNVYFPKQSAK; this is encoded by the coding sequence ATGATACGCCGTAGCTGCCTCCTTTGGATTGTTTGCACACTATTAATCGCTTGCGACCGCAAGCAAACCGACGAGCAACCAGGGGAATTTCCAGAAGAGCTGGTCAGTTTCGAAGCACATTCAGGCAATCCACTTTTTGAAGGAACAGGTGATTCCACAACCTGGGACGAAAAGATCCGTGAGCGGGGTTATATTCTGAAAGAAGACAGCACTTATTATTTGTGGTACACCGGCTACACCAAAGCCACGGGCGATTCCATCAAATACCTGGGATTAGCCAGTTCAAACGACGGCATTACATGGAAGCGATCAGGCCAAAAGCCCATTCATTCGTCATTATGGATTGAAGATATCTGCGTCCTAAAATCTGACAGCACTTATTATATGTTTGCCGAAAGTCGCGGCGATACAGCCCATTTGCTGACATCTTCTGACAAGATCAACTGGAAAGACAATGGCGCATTGGATGTTCGCCTTAAAAATGGACAGCCGCTAGGGAAGGGGCCTTATGGCACGCCCGCTGTATGGAAAGAGAATGGGACCTGGTATCTTTTTTACGAGCGCAATGATGCGGCCGTCTGGCTCGCGACTTCCACTGATTTGAAGATCTGGACTAATGTGCAGGACGAACCCGTGCTCAAAACCGGTCCTGAAAAATATGACCAGTTTGCGGTTGCGTTTAACCAGATCATCAAGTATAATGGCCTTTATTACGCCTATTACCACGCATCGGCTTTCAAAGACTGGCGGGAATGGACAATGAATGTTGCAGTTTCAAAGGATCTTGTGCATTGGAAAAAATACGCAAAAAATCCCATCATGGGCAGTGATAAATCAAGCGGAATACTGGTGAATGACGGTAGCAAATTCCGGCTTTACACTATGCATCCCGAAGTCAATGTTTATTTCCCTAAACAGTCTGCGAAATAA
- a CDS encoding amidohydrolase family protein yields the protein MKKILLALTITIGFTFIACAQEGGQLTQPLGFEEYDPVSTLKVEEHITKRAKFPFIDVHNHQYQMQTQDLKALTQQMDALNMGIMVNLSGRGWSQEWEEGTATLKGSLENVAKNQPKRIAIFTNLQFKGFGEKDWSAKAVAQLEADVKMGAKGLKIYKSLGFSGIKDDKGNRVAVSDPRLQPVWQKCGELGIPVLIHTADVPSFWDPMDRYNERWLELKTHPNRRRGAKDPVPFDSLIAEQHHIFRSNPKTTFINAHMGWYPNNLKKLDSLMVVFPNMYVEIGAVIAELGRQPRAAKQFFDKYQDRVLFGKDSWVPAEYATYFRVLETEDEYFPYHKKYHAFWRMYGMGLSDEVLKKLYYKNALKIIPGLDKSLFPK from the coding sequence ATGAAAAAAATTCTTCTTGCCCTCACCATTACCATTGGTTTTACCTTTATCGCTTGCGCACAGGAAGGCGGACAGCTCACACAACCGCTTGGTTTCGAGGAGTACGATCCGGTTTCGACTTTGAAAGTTGAGGAACACATTACCAAGAGGGCTAAGTTTCCTTTTATTGACGTCCACAATCATCAATATCAGATGCAGACCCAGGATCTGAAAGCGCTGACGCAGCAAATGGATGCGCTGAATATGGGGATAATGGTCAATTTGAGTGGTCGGGGATGGTCACAGGAATGGGAGGAAGGAACGGCTACCTTGAAAGGGTCACTGGAAAATGTGGCGAAGAACCAGCCGAAACGCATTGCCATATTTACAAATCTTCAATTCAAAGGTTTTGGTGAGAAAGACTGGTCTGCAAAGGCGGTGGCACAATTGGAAGCAGATGTAAAAATGGGTGCGAAAGGGCTTAAAATATACAAAAGCCTGGGTTTTAGCGGCATCAAGGACGACAAAGGAAACCGTGTTGCGGTTAGCGATCCGCGTTTGCAGCCTGTATGGCAGAAATGTGGTGAACTGGGAATTCCGGTTTTGATCCACACTGCCGATGTGCCGTCATTCTGGGATCCGATGGACCGTTATAATGAACGCTGGCTCGAATTAAAAACGCATCCTAACCGGAGGAGAGGCGCAAAAGATCCCGTTCCTTTCGACTCCTTAATCGCGGAGCAACATCACATTTTCCGCAGCAATCCAAAAACAACATTCATTAACGCGCATATGGGCTGGTATCCCAATAATTTAAAAAAACTGGACAGCTTAATGGTCGTTTTCCCAAATATGTATGTGGAAATTGGAGCAGTAATCGCAGAACTGGGCCGCCAGCCGAGAGCAGCAAAGCAGTTTTTCGATAAATATCAGGACCGGGTTTTATTTGGAAAAGATAGCTGGGTGCCTGCGGAATATGCGACCTATTTCAGGGTTTTGGAAACGGAAGATGAATATTTTCCTTACCACAAAAAATACCACGCATTTTGGAGAATGTATGGAATGGGCCTTTCTGATGAGGTTTTGAAAAAGCTTTATTACAAAAATGCACTGAAAATTATTCCCGGACTAGACAAGAGCCTTTTCCCAAAATAA
- the ispF gene encoding 2-C-methyl-D-erythritol 2,4-cyclodiphosphate synthase, with translation MFPFRVGQGYDVHQLVEGRPFWLGGILIPHSHGAKGHSDADVVCHVMCDALLGAANMRNIGYHFSDKDPQWKGVDSKILLAKVLEMIREKGFEVGNVDVTIVLQNPKLNPHIPDMKACLSSVTNIPEQDISIKATTSEHLGFVGREEGIAAHCIALIYLPNIFPVNQDH, from the coding sequence ATGTTTCCGTTTCGCGTTGGTCAGGGTTATGATGTGCATCAGTTGGTAGAAGGCAGGCCTTTTTGGCTTGGAGGGATTTTGATCCCGCATTCTCACGGTGCAAAAGGCCATTCCGATGCCGATGTAGTTTGCCACGTAATGTGCGACGCGCTGCTGGGTGCCGCGAACATGCGAAACATAGGTTATCATTTCTCAGACAAAGACCCGCAATGGAAAGGCGTCGATAGCAAAATTTTATTGGCAAAAGTGCTGGAAATGATCCGTGAGAAAGGTTTCGAAGTGGGCAATGTTGATGTTACAATCGTTTTACAAAACCCAAAACTAAATCCGCACATTCCTGATATGAAGGCCTGCCTCTCGTCGGTTACAAATATTCCTGAACAAGACATTTCCATAAAAGCAACCACTTCCGAACATCTGGGATTTGTGGGCCGTGAAGAAGGAATTGCCGCCCACTGCATAGCATTGATATATTTACCCAATATTTTTCCTGTAAATCAGGATCATTAA